The Pseudomonadota bacterium genome window below encodes:
- a CDS encoding M14 family metallopeptidase: protein MDTYETFRPLFLEAARKKGADLLFHIHPDVRGVQRETLAVDVATFIRGTPRSLFINVSAVHGAEGPAGSLIQRNILDRLDVDSLPSDTALVFIHALNPWGFSWYRRETEDNVDLGRNFADFSSPPDNPGYAGLHPGLRPPRWKDFPRALRYLYSLYRQDRAAFEDALTGGQYHWPDGLYYGGNKPTWSHRIFVDILHRYAAAASRIIYLDWHTGLGPYGTSQIILDVPRNSDSFRQATQLWSRHTVSTTHSSDTGGMAVLRLGEIFSALDPLREKRASVIAATHETGTYSPARVFASLWYSSLCRNLGPPPAEMLLEKLGLDAWNVSRKTFFPQGRAWRQQTVESGVQAFFSAVDYITANGRDQPGSMTALP, encoded by the coding sequence ATGGACACATACGAAACATTCCGTCCTCTGTTTCTGGAAGCTGCCCGAAAAAAAGGCGCAGACCTGTTGTTCCATATCCATCCTGATGTACGAGGTGTCCAGCGCGAAACCCTGGCCGTGGATGTGGCGACCTTTATCCGGGGAACCCCCCGTTCCCTTTTCATCAATGTATCCGCCGTTCACGGCGCGGAAGGACCTGCCGGATCCCTGATCCAGAGAAATATTCTCGACAGACTGGATGTCGACAGCCTTCCTTCTGATACAGCGCTGGTGTTCATCCATGCCCTCAATCCATGGGGTTTTTCCTGGTACAGGCGGGAAACCGAAGACAATGTGGATCTGGGACGCAATTTCGCTGACTTCTCCAGCCCTCCGGACAATCCCGGATACGCAGGACTTCATCCCGGCCTCAGACCCCCACGCTGGAAGGATTTTCCCCGGGCCCTGCGGTATCTCTATTCCCTGTACAGACAGGACAGGGCGGCTTTTGAGGATGCCCTGACAGGAGGCCAGTACCACTGGCCTGACGGACTCTATTATGGCGGGAACAAACCCACATGGTCCCACAGGATTTTTGTCGATATCCTGCACAGATACGCTGCAGCGGCCTCGCGGATCATCTATCTGGACTGGCACACAGGCCTGGGACCTTACGGCACATCACAGATTATTCTTGATGTGCCCCGGAACAGCGATTCATTCCGGCAGGCGACACAGCTGTGGAGCCGGCACACCGTATCAACAACCCATTCTTCTGACACAGGCGGAATGGCTGTCCTGCGACTGGGGGAGATATTCTCCGCCCTGGATCCCCTGCGGGAAAAGAGGGCTTCGGTCATTGCGGCAACCCATGAGACAGGGACATATTCTCCGGCAAGGGTTTTTGCATCCCTCTGGTATTCCAGCCTGTGCCGGAATCTGGGTCCACCTCCCGCAGAAATGCTGCTGGAAAAACTGGGCCTTGATGCCTGGAACGTCTCCCGGAAAACCTTTTTCCCGCAGGGCAGGGCCTGGCGGCAGCAGACGGTGGAAAGCGGTGTCCAGGCCTTTTTCAGCGCTGTGGATTATATCACTGCAAACGGCCGTGACCAGCCCGGTTCCATGACTGCCTTGCCCTGA